A single Trichocoleus sp. FACHB-46 DNA region contains:
- a CDS encoding GAF domain-containing sensor histidine kinase, with product MNPENRLFFHHNSLASSAQEQQRLLALVDLGLLEAESVPVFEEATQTAALFLDIPVCMLGVIDQDRQWIKSAVGLSRLGLMNELAASRQMLRSDSFCSKVIENQQVLAINDTSADPDLATSLLAQRYRIRAYLGVPLVDSAGNCLGTLAVMDLVPRNFTSREIQFLELTARWSMSEFERNRLVKAQQIAPHIQALPGSVGELGYEINVASTSALAISLEQAARNVSQAEKLALVQAPFNNPVKIQLLAQLTQELRTPLTSVMGMASVLNREIYGPLTTKQKEYLNIIYQSGQYLLSLVNEILELGTLDDRAETLNLASVDIEMLCQQAINTLEQAANRREQQIRLSIEPGSRIWLLDKNKVRQILYHLVFGVIQASSAGSIVRIHVSRKQNRLNIAIWVSHPWLGDSLPNTELYTYQAPTPAGINGSETAYSGHQTWNNNADNGLAIGTTSTSALTAAETTEAVESSQEIGSRESLGVLLSRQLAEMHGGQVSIQGTPESGYRYVVSLPQMTELEEVL from the coding sequence ATGAACCCTGAAAACAGACTATTTTTTCATCACAACAGCTTGGCAAGCTCAGCTCAAGAACAGCAACGCTTGTTAGCGTTGGTAGACTTGGGGCTGCTAGAGGCAGAAAGTGTTCCAGTTTTTGAAGAGGCTACGCAAACAGCTGCCCTCTTTTTAGACATCCCTGTTTGTATGTTGGGTGTTATTGATCAGGACCGCCAATGGATTAAGTCAGCGGTAGGCTTGTCTCGGCTAGGTCTGATGAATGAGTTGGCCGCCTCTCGCCAGATGCTACGCAGTGATTCTTTCTGTAGCAAGGTGATTGAGAACCAGCAAGTCTTAGCGATTAATGACACTAGTGCCGATCCAGACCTTGCCACTAGTTTGCTAGCACAACGTTATCGTATCCGGGCTTACTTAGGCGTTCCCTTAGTAGACTCCGCTGGCAATTGCCTAGGTACCTTAGCTGTGATGGATTTAGTCCCCCGTAATTTCACTAGCCGGGAGATTCAGTTCTTAGAACTCACAGCCCGATGGAGTATGAGTGAGTTTGAGCGCAATCGTCTTGTCAAAGCGCAGCAAATAGCTCCTCACATTCAGGCTCTCCCAGGCTCCGTTGGTGAGTTGGGCTATGAAATCAATGTCGCCTCTACCAGTGCTCTTGCCATTTCACTAGAGCAAGCGGCCCGGAATGTTAGTCAGGCAGAAAAATTAGCGTTAGTCCAAGCGCCCTTCAACAATCCAGTCAAAATTCAGTTGTTGGCCCAACTGACTCAAGAACTACGCACCCCCTTAACCTCAGTGATGGGAATGGCGAGTGTGTTGAATCGGGAGATTTACGGCCCGCTTACGACTAAGCAAAAAGAATATCTCAACATTATTTATCAGAGCGGACAGTATCTCCTCTCGCTAGTGAATGAAATTCTAGAGTTAGGAACACTAGACGATCGCGCTGAAACGCTCAACCTGGCTTCTGTAGATATTGAGATGTTGTGCCAGCAAGCGATCAATACTTTGGAGCAGGCTGCCAACCGACGGGAACAACAAATTCGCCTAAGCATTGAGCCAGGTTCTCGCATTTGGTTGTTAGACAAAAATAAAGTCAGACAGATTCTGTATCACTTAGTGTTTGGTGTTATCCAGGCATCAAGTGCCGGAAGCATTGTCCGGATTCATGTTTCTCGGAAGCAAAATCGACTAAATATTGCAATTTGGGTTTCTCATCCTTGGTTAGGAGATAGTCTGCCCAACACGGAACTCTATACTTATCAAGCTCCTACTCCTGCCGGAATTAATGGCTCTGAGACAGCCTATTCTGGGCATCAGACCTGGAATAATAATGCAGACAATGGCTTAGCGATCGGGACTACGAGCACCAGTGCTTTAACTGCCGCAGAAACGACAGAAGCCGTAGAATCTAGTCAAGAAATTGGTTCTCGCGAAAGTTTGGGAGTGCTTTTGAGCCGCCAGCTAGCAGAGATGCATGGTGGGCAAGTCTCGATCCAAGGGACCCCGGAGTCAGGATATCGTTATGTGGTCAGTTTGCCGCAAATGACTGAACTGGAGGAAGTCCTCTAA
- a CDS encoding IctB family putative bicarbonate transporter gives MNSAWQQLTLANLSLAQWRGGSYLYRLVGPLQAWRQSSWLMQWSEPIGALLLSFVFGLAPFVSNGLIGMLLAACLGYWALLTISDSAESKFSTPIHLLVLLYWGVSTVATALSPVKQAALVGWGKLTLYLVLFALMARILRSPRLRSWVITLYLHVSLIVSVYGLQQWRLGTTALATWVDPESPLAKTTRVYSYLGNPNLLAGYLVPAVAFSLAACFAWRRWPAKALAATMTLVNTSCLMLTFSRGGWIGVVAAGFVLLMLLTHWLSTRLPRFWQTWLLPMVLGGVTGFLVLAVLLVEPLRDRVASIFAGRGDSSNNFRINVWAGVIRLIQDDPDNRLLPNYILGVGPGNTVFNKIYPTYMVSPRYSALSAYSILLEIIVETGLIGLTCFAWLLLTTFTQGWLQLQRLRNIGSREGFWLMAAIASLVGMLVHGLVDTVWYRPQISTLWWLMIAIIASYYVPQPLADKNSSAELPQT, from the coding sequence ATGAACTCAGCGTGGCAACAGCTTACTCTCGCCAATTTGTCCCTGGCGCAGTGGCGGGGTGGAAGCTATTTATATCGACTGGTCGGCCCATTACAAGCATGGCGGCAAAGTAGTTGGCTGATGCAATGGTCGGAACCCATTGGAGCCTTACTGCTGAGTTTTGTCTTTGGCCTCGCTCCGTTCGTCTCTAATGGCTTGATCGGCATGCTGCTGGCTGCCTGTCTGGGCTATTGGGCACTCCTGACAATTTCAGACTCAGCTGAGTCAAAATTTAGCACCCCCATTCACTTATTAGTCTTGTTGTACTGGGGTGTTTCGACAGTTGCAACGGCTCTATCTCCGGTGAAGCAAGCCGCGTTGGTGGGTTGGGGCAAGCTAACCCTTTATCTGGTGCTGTTTGCTCTGATGGCCCGTATACTGCGATCGCCTAGACTCCGCTCTTGGGTGATTACGCTCTACTTACACGTATCGTTGATTGTCAGTGTGTACGGCTTACAACAGTGGCGTCTAGGCACGACTGCCTTGGCTACTTGGGTTGATCCAGAATCACCCCTGGCTAAGACAACGCGGGTATATAGCTATCTAGGCAATCCCAACTTGCTAGCAGGATATTTAGTTCCAGCAGTCGCTTTTAGTTTGGCAGCTTGCTTTGCTTGGCGACGATGGCCCGCGAAGGCTTTGGCCGCGACCATGACTTTAGTCAACACGAGCTGCTTGATGTTGACCTTTAGTCGGGGTGGCTGGATTGGAGTCGTGGCCGCTGGCTTTGTCTTGTTGATGCTCTTAACCCATTGGTTGAGTACACGGCTACCTCGCTTCTGGCAAACTTGGCTGCTACCCATGGTTTTGGGGGGAGTCACAGGCTTTCTAGTGCTGGCTGTGCTGTTGGTGGAGCCATTGCGCGATCGCGTGGCTAGTATCTTTGCAGGTAGGGGAGACAGTAGCAATAATTTTCGGATCAACGTGTGGGCTGGGGTGATTCGGCTGATCCAAGATGATCCAGATAATCGTTTGTTGCCTAACTACATCTTGGGAGTGGGTCCAGGCAATACCGTCTTTAACAAAATCTATCCCACCTACATGGTGTCGCCCCGCTACAGTGCCTTGAGCGCTTACTCGATTCTCCTGGAAATCATAGTAGAGACGGGGCTTATTGGCCTAACCTGTTTTGCTTGGTTGTTATTAACTACGTTTACTCAAGGATGGCTGCAACTGCAACGTCTACGCAACATAGGCAGCCGAGAGGGCTTTTGGCTAATGGCTGCGATCGCCAGCCTTGTCGGTATGTTGGTGCATGGCCTTGTCGATACGGTTTGGTATCGGCCTCAAATCAGTACGCTTTGGTGGCTGATGATCGCGATTATTGCTAGTTACTATGTACCTCAACCCTTGGCAGACAAAAACTCATCTGCTGAGTTACCCCAAACCTAA
- the smpB gene encoding SsrA-binding protein SmpB: MSKDSTGYKIVSDNRQARFQYEILETYETGIELRGTEVKSIRAGQVNLRDGFALVRDGEVVLLNVHISPHETTNQAFNHDPRRTRKLLMHREEIRKLIGKVEQQGLTLVPLKMYMKRGWVKVDLALVKGKKLHDKREDLKRRDDKRDMERAMKR; encoded by the coding sequence ATGAGTAAGGATAGTACAGGCTACAAAATCGTTAGTGATAACCGTCAAGCTCGGTTTCAGTACGAGATTCTTGAAACCTATGAAACAGGGATTGAGCTAAGGGGAACCGAAGTCAAATCTATTCGAGCCGGACAAGTCAACTTGCGAGATGGATTTGCTTTGGTGCGAGATGGAGAAGTGGTGTTGCTCAATGTCCATATCTCTCCTCATGAAACCACTAACCAAGCGTTTAACCACGACCCTCGCCGCACCCGCAAGCTACTGATGCATCGCGAAGAAATTCGCAAGCTGATTGGCAAGGTAGAGCAGCAAGGATTAACTTTAGTGCCGCTAAAAATGTATATGAAGCGGGGTTGGGTCAAAGTTGATTTGGCCCTCGTGAAAGGCAAGAAGTTGCACGACAAGCGGGAAGATCTCAAGCGCCGAGACGACAAGCGAGACATGGAACGAGCAATGAAGCGCTAA
- a CDS encoding YciI family protein gives MPWFVKIEKGLVDKPLFDKYVPDHKAYVQSLIEKGHQAKTGYWAQRGGGMLLFKAESMDEAAAIVAQDPLVQNGCVDYQLYEWRVVVE, from the coding sequence ATGCCCTGGTTCGTGAAAATTGAAAAAGGTTTAGTAGATAAACCGCTTTTTGACAAATACGTCCCAGATCACAAAGCTTATGTGCAATCTCTGATTGAGAAGGGACATCAAGCCAAAACGGGTTATTGGGCACAACGAGGAGGAGGGATGTTGCTCTTTAAGGCAGAGTCAATGGATGAAGCGGCTGCGATCGTGGCTCAAGACCCACTCGTACAAAATGGCTGTGTGGATTATCAACTTTACGAGTGGCGAGTTGTAGTTGAATAA
- a CDS encoding 2'-5' RNA ligase family protein produces MNQQKRRFFVALLPPQPIQDYANEIKQHFAEQYASRAAQKSPPHITLQAPFEWSMDEIDTLRQSLSEFAIAQTPIPISLSGFSAFVPRVIYINVLRTPALLDLHQALIAHMETALGIVDQKAKQRPFAPHMTVAFRDLSKQNFRAAWPEFRHRSLEFEFLALHLTLLLHNGQRWNSYENFPLASSTSTPLRTD; encoded by the coding sequence TTGAACCAGCAAAAACGTCGCTTCTTTGTTGCCTTGTTGCCGCCGCAGCCAATTCAGGACTATGCGAACGAGATTAAGCAGCACTTCGCCGAGCAATACGCCAGTCGAGCTGCCCAAAAATCTCCGCCGCATATCACGTTACAGGCTCCCTTCGAGTGGTCAATGGATGAGATTGACACACTGAGGCAGAGTTTGAGTGAGTTTGCGATCGCTCAAACCCCTATCCCTATCTCATTATCCGGGTTTAGTGCCTTTGTGCCACGGGTGATTTATATCAATGTTTTAAGAACTCCCGCCCTGCTCGATCTGCACCAAGCTTTGATCGCTCATATGGAAACAGCACTGGGAATTGTTGATCAGAAAGCAAAACAACGTCCGTTTGCCCCACACATGACGGTAGCGTTCCGAGACTTATCTAAGCAAAACTTCCGCGCCGCTTGGCCAGAGTTTCGACATCGGTCTTTAGAGTTTGAGTTCCTTGCGTTGCACCTAACCTTACTGCTGCATAACGGCCAGCGCTGGAACAGCTACGAAAACTTCCCCTTGGCATCATCTACTTCTACCCCTCTGCGGACGGATTAG
- a CDS encoding CmpA/NrtA family ABC transporter substrate-binding protein, translating into MSPFDRSVSRRKFLITAGASAVGSIFLHGCLGNPPDSLTRSQAVQPVSAANLSPEQRPETTTIKLGYIPIIESAPLIIAKEKGFFARHGMSDVVLDKQSSWGTMRDNTETGFEGGGVHGGQYQMPMPHLISEGIITKGNKKIPMYNLLQLVTHGNGIAIANKYREAGFALNASQAKGVISKEKSLGAQFVAAHTFPHVNQDFWIRYWFAAGGIDPDNDISLLPVPSAQTVSNMKTGTMGAFSTGDPWPYRIVADKVGYMAALTAEMWKEHPEEYLAIRADWVDKHPKATRAILKAVMEAQQWCDDFNNRQELSEILASRQYLNVSVKILLDPFMGKIDMGTGRVIDDRSMAPLYWKGEKGSVSYPFKSHELWFLTESVRWNFLPPDTLARAKTIIDAVNREDLWREAAKELGVAAADIPQSTSRGVETFFDGIKFDPENPKAYLDSLQIKRV; encoded by the coding sequence ATGAGCCCGTTTGATCGTTCGGTTTCGCGTCGCAAGTTTCTGATCACGGCTGGAGCCTCTGCGGTGGGCTCTATATTTCTCCACGGCTGTTTAGGAAATCCTCCCGATTCACTTACTAGGTCTCAAGCCGTACAACCTGTCTCAGCAGCTAACTTGAGCCCAGAGCAAAGGCCAGAAACCACCACGATCAAGCTGGGTTACATCCCTATTATCGAGTCTGCTCCGCTGATCATTGCCAAAGAAAAAGGCTTTTTTGCGAGGCATGGCATGAGTGATGTGGTGCTTGATAAGCAGTCTTCTTGGGGCACCATGCGAGACAACACAGAAACGGGCTTCGAAGGTGGCGGCGTGCATGGAGGGCAATATCAAATGCCAATGCCTCACCTGATCTCAGAAGGAATCATCACGAAGGGCAACAAAAAAATCCCGATGTACAACCTATTGCAACTCGTTACACATGGCAATGGGATTGCGATCGCGAATAAGTATCGGGAAGCTGGGTTTGCTTTAAATGCGAGTCAGGCAAAAGGGGTGATCAGCAAAGAGAAATCTCTAGGAGCCCAGTTTGTGGCGGCGCACACTTTCCCCCATGTGAACCAAGACTTCTGGATTCGTTACTGGTTCGCCGCAGGCGGGATTGATCCAGATAATGACATCAGCCTGCTACCAGTTCCCTCAGCCCAAACGGTTTCCAACATGAAGACTGGCACAATGGGAGCTTTTAGCACCGGAGATCCTTGGCCCTACCGGATTGTGGCTGACAAGGTTGGTTATATGGCAGCTTTGACGGCTGAGATGTGGAAGGAGCACCCGGAGGAATATTTAGCGATTCGGGCTGATTGGGTAGATAAACACCCCAAGGCTACTAGAGCAATTCTTAAAGCCGTGATGGAAGCCCAGCAGTGGTGCGATGACTTCAACAATCGCCAAGAATTGTCTGAAATCCTAGCCAGTCGGCAATACCTCAATGTGTCCGTCAAAATCCTCCTCGATCCTTTCATGGGCAAAATCGACATGGGCACAGGTCGCGTAATTGACGACCGCTCAATGGCACCTCTGTATTGGAAAGGCGAGAAAGGAAGCGTTTCTTATCCTTTCAAGAGTCATGAACTCTGGTTCCTCACAGAGAGCGTGCGTTGGAATTTCCTACCTCCGGATACCTTGGCGAGAGCTAAAACCATCATCGACGCAGTTAACCGAGAAGACTTGTGGCGAGAAGCTGCCAAGGAATTAGGAGTTGCTGCTGCGGATATCCCTCAAAGTACTTCCCGTGGTGTGGAAACCTTCTTTGATGGCATCAAATTTGACCCGGAAAACCCCAAAGCTTATCTCGACAGTCTCCAGATTAAACGTGTGTAA
- the ntrB gene encoding nitrate ABC transporter permease: protein MTISLKSRRRSFDLLGSIGSLFKAVKSPAIAIAVFLAIWQLFSWLPGATLPGPIQVVQETWILILYPFYDRGGTDVGLFWQLLASLKRVAVGFTASAIVGIGLGILIGVNTGIYKSLDPLFQLLRTIPPLAWLPLSLAALQKNEPAAIFVIFITSIWPILINTSVGVRQIPQDYNNVARVLQLSKQEYFTSILIPSALPYIFTGLRIGIGLSWLAIIAAEMLVGGVGIGFFIWDSWNANKISEIILALVYIGVVGLLLDKAMAYVESLIVPAEQK, encoded by the coding sequence ATGACTATCAGCCTCAAAAGCCGCCGTCGTAGCTTTGATCTACTTGGTTCTATTGGTAGCCTATTCAAGGCAGTTAAGTCACCTGCGATCGCGATCGCCGTCTTTTTAGCGATTTGGCAACTATTTAGCTGGCTGCCTGGGGCCACACTTCCCGGTCCGATTCAGGTGGTGCAAGAGACTTGGATTTTAATTTTGTATCCTTTTTACGATCGCGGTGGCACCGATGTTGGTTTGTTCTGGCAGTTATTGGCTAGCTTAAAGCGAGTTGCTGTGGGCTTTACAGCTTCTGCTATCGTTGGCATCGGCCTCGGTATTTTGATTGGGGTTAATACCGGGATTTACAAATCCCTTGACCCCCTCTTTCAGTTGTTACGCACCATTCCTCCCCTGGCTTGGTTGCCCCTCTCCCTAGCAGCGTTGCAGAAAAACGAACCTGCGGCTATCTTCGTCATCTTCATTACTTCTATCTGGCCGATTTTGATCAATACATCGGTAGGCGTTCGGCAAATCCCTCAAGACTACAACAACGTAGCTAGAGTCTTACAGCTCTCGAAACAGGAATATTTCACCAGCATTCTAATTCCCTCTGCCTTGCCATACATCTTTACAGGTCTGAGAATCGGGATTGGTTTATCTTGGTTGGCGATTATTGCGGCAGAGATGTTGGTCGGAGGTGTGGGAATTGGCTTCTTTATCTGGGATTCCTGGAACGCCAATAAGATCAGCGAAATCATCTTGGCCTTGGTTTACATCGGTGTGGTGGGTCTCTTACTAGATAAAGCAATGGCTTATGTCGAATCATTAATTGTCCCTGCGGAACAGAAATAG
- a CDS encoding nitrate ABC transporter ATP-binding protein (This model describes the ATP binding subunits of ATP-binding cassette (ABC) transporters for nitrate transport, or for bicarbonate transport, in bacteria and archaea.), translated as MSTFVAVDQIDKVFHLSGGQEYIALKGIDLQIKKGEFVSLIGHSGCGKSTLLNMVAGLDLPTEGIVTLEGKKITQPGPDRMVVFQNYSLLPWRTVRENIALAVNAVMKDLSVSERRSIVEQHIDMVGLRPHADKPPAMLSGGQKQRVAIARALAIRPKLLLLDEPFGALDALTRGNLQEQLMKICEENQVTAIMVTHDVDEAVLLSDRIVMLTNGPESKIGQILEVDIPRPRKRLEVVEHPSYYSLRSEIIYFLNQQKRIKKLRARKTTAIARHGLEKVNLEIGFVPLTACAPLAIAKEKGFFAKHGLDEVTLVRETSWRGIVDGVAGGYLDAAQMPSGMPMWLTLGGHENRSLPTVTSLTMTRNGNAITLAKRFYEAGVYSLSDFRKYLQRTAHQRHTMGIVHPSSMHNLLLRYWLAAGGIDPDQDVSLTTIPPAQMVADLQAGTIDGYCVGEPWNMRATEEGAGFVIATDLEIWLGHPGKVLGVREEWAAAYPNTHIALVKALLEAGQYCADPANAAEVREILARREYLSTDMAYIQIEEHDPTICDLDRPMQEYAHHQFYGEGVINRPSRTEQLWIMTQLARWGDTPFPRNWVEILERICRVGVFSTAARELGLEVNYNRSPIQLFDQVPFNADDPIAYLNHLKIKRAFSVADVAVQASTRTAA; from the coding sequence ATGTCTACCTTTGTTGCCGTTGATCAAATTGATAAAGTCTTTCACCTGTCCGGCGGTCAAGAGTATATTGCGCTGAAAGGCATTGACCTGCAAATCAAAAAAGGAGAATTTGTCTCCCTGATTGGTCACTCCGGATGTGGCAAATCCACGCTCCTGAACATGGTGGCAGGGCTAGATCTCCCGACAGAAGGCATCGTGACCCTAGAAGGGAAGAAGATCACCCAACCAGGCCCCGATCGCATGGTGGTGTTTCAAAACTATTCTCTGTTACCCTGGCGAACTGTGCGCGAGAACATTGCCTTGGCGGTGAACGCGGTGATGAAAGATTTATCGGTGAGTGAGCGCCGCTCCATTGTGGAACAGCACATCGACATGGTGGGATTACGCCCCCACGCCGATAAGCCACCTGCCATGTTATCCGGAGGTCAAAAACAGCGAGTTGCGATCGCCCGTGCCTTGGCAATTCGGCCCAAGCTGCTGCTGCTCGACGAACCCTTTGGAGCTTTAGATGCTCTAACTCGTGGCAACTTGCAAGAACAGTTAATGAAAATCTGCGAGGAAAACCAAGTCACAGCGATTATGGTGACGCACGATGTGGATGAAGCCGTATTGCTCTCCGATCGGATTGTCATGCTCACCAACGGGCCAGAATCTAAGATTGGGCAGATTTTAGAGGTGGATATCCCTCGGCCCCGCAAGCGCTTGGAAGTGGTGGAACATCCCAGCTACTACAGCTTACGCAGTGAAATTATTTACTTCCTAAACCAACAAAAGCGCATTAAAAAGCTCCGGGCGCGAAAAACTACTGCGATCGCCCGTCACGGCCTAGAAAAAGTCAATTTAGAAATCGGTTTTGTGCCGTTGACCGCTTGTGCGCCTCTGGCGATCGCCAAAGAAAAAGGATTCTTTGCCAAGCATGGCTTAGATGAAGTCACCCTGGTGCGGGAAACCAGTTGGCGCGGCATTGTCGATGGCGTTGCTGGCGGATATTTGGATGCGGCGCAGATGCCCTCTGGAATGCCAATGTGGTTAACGCTGGGAGGACATGAGAACCGCTCGCTACCTACAGTCACCTCTCTCACCATGACCCGGAATGGCAACGCCATTACCCTAGCCAAGCGCTTTTATGAGGCAGGCGTGTATAGCCTCTCGGATTTCCGGAAATATCTTCAGCGCACCGCTCACCAGCGGCACACAATGGGGATTGTCCATCCCTCTTCAATGCACAACCTGCTGTTGCGGTACTGGTTAGCGGCTGGAGGCATTGACCCGGATCAAGATGTCTCTCTCACCACGATTCCACCCGCACAAATGGTGGCAGACCTTCAGGCAGGGACGATTGATGGCTATTGTGTGGGCGAGCCTTGGAATATGCGTGCTACGGAAGAAGGAGCAGGTTTCGTCATTGCCACGGATCTAGAAATTTGGCTAGGGCATCCAGGAAAAGTGCTGGGCGTGCGGGAAGAGTGGGCCGCCGCTTACCCCAATACTCATATCGCCTTAGTCAAAGCGTTGCTAGAAGCAGGTCAATATTGTGCTGACCCCGCCAATGCCGCAGAAGTTCGCGAAATCCTAGCTCGCCGCGAGTATCTCAGCACAGACATGGCCTATATCCAGATTGAGGAGCATGACCCCACTATCTGTGACCTCGATCGGCCCATGCAAGAGTATGCCCACCATCAGTTTTATGGAGAAGGGGTGATTAACCGCCCCAGTCGCACCGAACAGTTGTGGATTATGACTCAGTTGGCCCGCTGGGGAGACACGCCATTTCCGCGTAATTGGGTGGAAATTTTGGAGCGGATCTGTCGAGTTGGAGTCTTCAGCACGGCTGCTCGCGAATTAGGCCTAGAAGTGAACTACAACCGCAGCCCAATTCAACTGTTTGATCAGGTGCCATTTAACGCCGATGACCCAATCGCCTATCTCAATCACTTGAAGATCAAACGTGCCTTCAGCGTCGCAGATGTAGCAGTTCAGGCTTCCACCCGCACAGCTGCCTAG
- a CDS encoding nitrate ABC transporter ATP-binding protein (This model describes the ATP binding subunits of ATP-binding cassette (ABC) transporters for nitrate transport, or for bicarbonate transport, in bacteria and archaea.): MHNRPLAYTNSETSSTKQRSSVATSSEPFLSIQDVAKIYPTANGPYPVLQGVNLTVQQGEFICVIGHSGCGKSTLLNMISGFATPTRGEVRLRSQPITQPGPDRMVVFQNYALLPWKTALENVYIAIDAVHKQKSKAEKMAIARDHLALVGLTEAADKKPTQLSGGMKQRVAIARALAVRPEVLILDEPFGALDAITKEELQEELLKIWNDHRCTVLMITHDIDEALFLADRLVMMTNGPAANIGEIMTIPFPRPRDRARIMEDPHYYKLRNQALDFLYHRFAHDDVG; encoded by the coding sequence ATGCACAATCGTCCCCTTGCTTATACAAACTCCGAGACCAGCAGCACCAAACAGCGCAGCTCAGTTGCTACCTCCTCCGAACCGTTTCTCAGCATTCAAGATGTCGCCAAGATCTACCCAACTGCTAACGGTCCTTATCCCGTTTTGCAAGGCGTGAACTTGACGGTGCAGCAGGGAGAGTTCATCTGTGTAATTGGTCACTCTGGCTGTGGCAAGTCAACGCTGCTGAACATGATATCTGGGTTTGCCACTCCTACCCGTGGGGAGGTGCGGCTGCGATCGCAACCCATCACTCAACCCGGACCCGATCGCATGGTCGTGTTTCAGAATTATGCGTTGCTGCCGTGGAAAACCGCGCTGGAAAACGTCTACATTGCCATTGACGCGGTGCATAAGCAAAAGTCTAAAGCCGAAAAAATGGCGATCGCCCGTGACCACCTCGCCTTGGTAGGGCTGACGGAGGCGGCTGACAAAAAGCCAACACAACTGTCTGGCGGGATGAAACAACGGGTAGCGATCGCCCGCGCTCTAGCCGTTCGGCCAGAGGTGTTGATTTTGGATGAACCCTTTGGCGCGTTAGATGCCATCACCAAGGAAGAACTCCAAGAAGAACTGCTCAAAATCTGGAATGACCACCGTTGTACGGTCTTGATGATCACCCACGATATTGATGAAGCGCTATTCTTAGCGGATCGCTTAGTCATGATGACCAACGGCCCTGCTGCCAATATTGGGGAGATCATGACCATTCCCTTCCCTCGCCCCCGCGATCGCGCCCGGATTATGGAAGATCCACACTACTACAAGTTACGCAACCAAGCGCTTGACTTTCTCTACCATCGTTTTGCCCATGATGACGTTGGTTGA
- a CDS encoding phosphate-starvation-inducible PsiE family protein: MWKEIRSQISDWSDDEAFLIRVKQLENLASKALSIAMVVVILFAIVDLGVVLIKDLLLPPYNILGKDLLEIFGLFLNVLIALEILENITAYLRKHVIQVELVIVTSIIAVARKIIILDFGKTSGLDLIGLAIAIFALAVSYWVIHNTNSKSSHHP, translated from the coding sequence ATGTGGAAAGAAATTAGAAGCCAAATTTCTGATTGGAGCGATGATGAAGCTTTTCTCATCCGTGTGAAACAGCTGGAGAATCTGGCTTCCAAAGCTCTGTCGATCGCGATGGTAGTGGTTATTTTATTTGCGATCGTTGATTTGGGAGTTGTCCTAATAAAGGATTTACTATTACCGCCTTATAATATCCTGGGTAAAGATTTACTTGAGATCTTTGGGCTGTTCTTAAATGTTTTGATTGCTCTGGAGATTCTGGAAAATATTACGGCTTATCTCCGAAAGCATGTGATTCAGGTTGAGTTGGTTATTGTCACTTCAATTATTGCGGTCGCTCGCAAAATTATTATTTTAGATTTTGGCAAAACGTCAGGGCTAGATTTAATTGGTCTGGCGATCGCAATCTTCGCCTTGGCCGTCAGTTATTGGGTGATTCACAATACCAATTCCAAGTCATCTCATCATCCGTAA